AATGCCTAGGTCCAATGCTCTTTCCAATGTAGCAATGCTCCCTTTCTCGTCCGTAGGTCCGTATGCAAAGCTCATTCCCATACAACCTAATCCAATCGCAGAGAGTTTTTCATTTGTCGTTCCAAGATTTCTATATTTCATAATAATGACATTTTGTTTAATACAAAAGTACACATGGAATAAACGAAGGGAGTTAAGACAATCAAACAGATTGTTATACAATTCAAACAGTACAGCTTCGGACTTGGTTTGGGGACATCCCCGTTTGCTTTTTGAAGAAATTGGTGAAATAGGATGGATATTCAAATCCTAGGCTGTAGGCAATATCCGATATATTCCAATTGGTATGCAACAACAAAGCTTTGGCTTCTTGGGCCACACGGTTTGCAATGTGTGTACTGGTGGTTTTGCCTGTGGCTTCTTTTACCGACCTGTTGAGGTGATTGATATGAACCGAAAGCGCATGAGCATAATCTGCAGGGCTTTTCAACTGTAGGCTAAGCTGAAGGGTATTGATTGGAAATTGTCTTTCTAGCAGCTCAAGAAATAGTCCCGATACCCTGGTTGAGGCGTTGGTATAAGATCCAAAACTCGCTGCGGGACTTGATTTCATCGTTTCATGAATTAGAAGATGCAGATAACTTCGCAACATATCATCTTTATGAACGTAGCTTGAGTTCATTTCAACCATCATCTTTTGGAAGATTGCAGAAATTTCTACTAATTGTGTTTCATCCGGAAAATAGATCGGATTGCTGCCTATCTTGAACAGCGGGGAGTCTTTTAGACTCTCTATCCGTTCACTATGCTGTATAAATTCCTCTGTAAAAACACAATACCATCCTGATTGTTCTGAGGATTCCGGTTCCCAAGCATAGGGGACAACTGGATTCGCAAATAACATGGCCGGTTTATCGATTTGTATCCACTTATCTGCGTAATATAGCTTTCCACGCCCTATAATAAGGGAAGTTTTATAAAAATCACGGCGATTGTACGGAGATACGACGGTACAGGATTCTCTACTGAAAACATTGAAATGACCAATTCCGGTATTATTTAGCGGCAAATCCAGATGAGTTAAACCTGGTTGCCTTTTGTAAAAATCTGTTACACTTTCGGCTGATTTCATAGCTCT
The genomic region above belongs to Sphingobacterium zeae and contains:
- a CDS encoding helix-turn-helix domain-containing protein, translating into MKSAESVTDFYKRQPGLTHLDLPLNNTGIGHFNVFSRESCTVVSPYNRRDFYKTSLIIGRGKLYYADKWIQIDKPAMLFANPVVPYAWEPESSEQSGWYCVFTEEFIQHSERIESLKDSPLFKIGSNPIYFPDETQLVEISAIFQKMMVEMNSSYVHKDDMLRSYLHLLIHETMKSSPAASFGSYTNASTRVSGLFLELLERQFPINTLQLSLQLKSPADYAHALSVHINHLNRSVKEATGKTTSTHIANRVAQEAKALLLHTNWNISDIAYSLGFEYPSYFTNFFKKQTGMSPNQVRSCTV